Proteins encoded in a region of the Deinococcus sp. YIM 134068 genome:
- a CDS encoding DNA cytosine methyltransferase has product MQSSPGPASQTIPTLEACGIAPDASLQGLQVGPEHHSLIFSFFSGSGFLDLGFEREGFLPVLVNEYHAPFLAAYQHSRQRMHPPTPAPKLGYLQGSIEVFQAPRARAWLKRQIAAARSLGKPVGFIGGPPCPDFSNAGKHRGKDGDHGRLTQVYVDLIITHRPDFFVFENVKGLMRNHAEHLQEIEEQLAAAGYRFATRLANALEYGVAQDRERVVIVGFHKSLYQRAGLRVPRLRRLDASLWQAEIGQKAAEIKKLPWPTTEPFLEGSSRSCPAGLPANLTVDHWFRQNEVEQHPNARQRFQPRQGLTRMQQVPEGDVSRKSFKRLHRWRYAATAAYGNNEVHLHPSESRRLSVAEALAIQSMPGDFELPADMSLSNMFKTVGNGVPFLMSRGIACTVKRQLVALAPQQAQDTPAPGEDLAFSPQAGQVDAPQWVPT; this is encoded by the coding sequence GTGCAGAGTTCCCCAGGGCCGGCCAGTCAGACCATTCCAACGCTGGAGGCGTGTGGCATCGCGCCTGACGCGTCGCTCCAAGGCCTCCAGGTCGGTCCAGAGCACCACAGCCTGATTTTTTCTTTCTTTAGCGGGTCCGGCTTCCTGGACCTGGGCTTTGAGCGCGAGGGCTTCCTTCCAGTGCTGGTCAACGAGTACCACGCGCCTTTCCTGGCCGCCTACCAGCACAGCCGCCAGCGGATGCACCCGCCCACTCCTGCCCCCAAACTGGGCTACCTCCAGGGCAGCATCGAAGTGTTCCAGGCGCCGAGGGCGCGCGCCTGGCTCAAGCGGCAAATCGCGGCGGCCCGGTCGCTGGGGAAGCCCGTGGGCTTTATCGGGGGGCCGCCCTGCCCCGATTTTTCCAATGCTGGCAAGCACCGGGGCAAAGACGGAGACCACGGGCGGCTCACGCAGGTCTACGTCGATCTGATCATCACCCACCGCCCGGACTTCTTCGTGTTCGAGAACGTCAAGGGCTTGATGCGCAATCACGCAGAGCACCTGCAAGAGATTGAGGAGCAACTGGCGGCCGCGGGCTACCGCTTCGCCACCCGCTTGGCGAATGCCCTGGAGTATGGCGTCGCGCAAGACCGCGAGCGGGTCGTAATCGTGGGCTTTCACAAGTCGCTGTATCAGCGCGCGGGTCTCCGTGTCCCGCGCCTGCGGCGCCTAGACGCTTCACTCTGGCAGGCGGAGATCGGGCAGAAGGCTGCCGAGATCAAGAAGCTGCCGTGGCCCACCACCGAGCCGTTCCTTGAAGGCAGTAGCCGTTCCTGCCCGGCTGGGTTGCCAGCGAACCTGACCGTCGATCACTGGTTCCGTCAGAACGAAGTTGAGCAGCACCCCAACGCTCGCCAGCGCTTCCAGCCACGCCAGGGGCTGACGCGCATGCAGCAGGTGCCCGAGGGCGACGTCAGTCGCAAGTCCTTCAAGCGCCTGCACCGCTGGCGCTACGCGGCGACTGCCGCTTACGGGAATAACGAAGTGCATCTGCATCCCAGCGAGTCCCGCCGACTGAGCGTCGCAGAGGCGCTGGCCATTCAGTCTATGCCCGGGGACTTTGAGCTTCCCGCGGACATGAGCCTGTCGAATATGTTCAAGACCGTGGGCAATGGCGTGCCCTTTCTGATGTCCCGCGGCATTGCCTGCACGGTCAAGCGGCAATTGGTGGCGCTGGCACCACAGCAGGCCCAAGATACCCCGGCCCCCGGCGAAGACCTGGCGTTCTCCCCCCAAGCGGGACAGGTGGATGCCCCCCAGTGGGTGCCTACCTGA
- a CDS encoding helicase-related protein, translated as MNAHVRNRTLLLAALRRELVGPDPVPGAKSLNLSKLPVFKTIQEMHGPWTEEGSQQEIISQDTPTKRYGVGVLHPAPTAQGGSGLQASQEARRDVDAINQADFASAETAEAPEGTPDPEGPAAQIKQNEAVKEKVERVLGLREVASNPEETFDISGANGYRPSGMAVSFLAEIPEGSVLKVRLPAVLPEGHAFEGMAVNGRYRPVAVQREGKAAAELKSAQAAPEAVATEAAQPTPSEQTDSPSETTPAAAPADEAPAPATAAQGPATGKRVKDTLWARVQLEAEYEVSGAELLASQGKFLVLAPARSSGLEGLRLTVEILARPYGPASGNQRLVTVNLVNRTPGEDHPDQRSLFQSYFELQFEQDGEVQATILPYPKPPQVGDEEKSNALLYRNTPIFATGHGCAADWVTASTERAAALRAECLPVQELPSITPDIKRKVTRDGGEREETIEVPMLGLAGLKPGFDIEDSLQQICDGYEDWIGLREAEIPSLPAIHQPTAQAHLEACKRALKRMQRGRDYLVGDATAMQAFKWANHAILLQQIRGDLKPRLATYNAADDRSSISGVYPPVEVAAGEGRGNWRAFQIAFLLLSVESAAQGEHDDRDVVELIWFPTGGGKTEAYLGLTAFALFMRRLQDPQDSGVHVLMRYTLRLLTAQQFQRATALICAMEYLRQRHTQALGEAPFSAGIWVGGGTTPNRREDALKTLGKIVKGTGESNPFLLTKCPWCGAQMGPFEHAAPLEAEEDGRGRRGRHSRGRSRGKESRAQVSTLGYEDRGTTVSLHCPDAQCDFSEDLPIYVIDEDIYEHRPSLIIGTVDKFAMLAWRPEARSIFGIGLDGRREVSPPGLIIQDELHLIAGPLGSMTGLFEGVLEDLCTDDRNGRAIKPKLVCSTATIRAYREQVGALYARPRTELFPPPGLDVSDSFFAQYAREKDGKTLQRGRLYVGVNGPGHGSMQTTQVRTFSALLQFPKTLNLGNQDPWWTLLTFFNSLRELGTTVTLFQSDIPDYMKIIQERYKLDKGTVRSAWNVKELTGRLDTEEVPQAIRDLEVTTDNPDRQQPVDVCLASNIIEVGVDIGRLSLMAIVGQPKTTSQYIQVSGRVGRKWWERPGVVVMLYNASKARDRSHFEKFRSYHEQLYAQVEPTSVTPFSPRALDRGLRAALVAFVRQRGEMSESGPAKSPKTYPEELGEAFERLILDRVDKVDAAEKERVEEMLGKIQQEWAFLQKDKYQVTGSAGIDHPGLLTPAGQHVNPAARRMTWMTPQSMRNVDANCEAQITRLPDNDGMRRIQEGQTREQ; from the coding sequence ATGAACGCACACGTCCGCAACCGCACCTTGCTGCTCGCTGCCCTGCGCCGCGAGCTCGTGGGGCCAGACCCGGTGCCGGGGGCCAAGTCCCTGAATCTGTCCAAGCTGCCTGTCTTCAAGACCATTCAGGAGATGCACGGTCCCTGGACCGAGGAAGGGTCGCAGCAGGAGATCATCAGCCAGGACACGCCCACCAAGCGCTACGGCGTGGGGGTTCTGCATCCTGCCCCAACCGCACAAGGGGGCTCCGGCCTCCAGGCCAGCCAGGAGGCGCGCCGCGACGTGGACGCCATCAATCAGGCTGACTTCGCCTCCGCTGAGACCGCCGAGGCGCCCGAAGGTACACCGGATCCCGAGGGCCCCGCCGCACAGATCAAGCAGAACGAAGCTGTGAAGGAAAAGGTTGAGCGGGTGCTAGGGTTACGCGAGGTCGCCAGCAATCCCGAGGAGACATTCGACATCTCCGGCGCGAATGGCTACCGCCCCAGCGGCATGGCAGTGAGCTTCCTGGCCGAGATCCCTGAGGGCAGCGTGCTGAAAGTTAGATTGCCAGCTGTCCTTCCCGAGGGGCACGCTTTTGAAGGTATGGCCGTCAATGGCCGCTACCGTCCGGTCGCCGTTCAGCGGGAAGGCAAGGCAGCCGCGGAACTCAAGTCGGCGCAAGCAGCACCTGAGGCTGTGGCCACCGAGGCTGCCCAGCCCACACCCTCTGAGCAGACGGACTCGCCCTCTGAGACCACCCCCGCCGCGGCTCCGGCCGATGAGGCGCCTGCCCCCGCTACCGCGGCTCAGGGACCAGCCACCGGCAAGCGAGTGAAAGACACCCTCTGGGCTCGCGTTCAGCTGGAAGCGGAGTACGAGGTCTCAGGGGCTGAACTGCTCGCCTCTCAGGGGAAATTCCTGGTGCTCGCGCCTGCCCGCTCCTCCGGTCTGGAAGGGCTGCGGCTCACCGTCGAGATCCTGGCCCGGCCCTACGGTCCAGCGAGCGGGAACCAGCGCCTAGTGACGGTGAACTTGGTCAACCGCACTCCGGGCGAGGACCACCCGGACCAGCGCTCCCTGTTCCAGAGCTATTTCGAGCTTCAGTTCGAACAAGACGGCGAGGTGCAGGCGACCATCCTGCCTTACCCCAAGCCGCCCCAGGTCGGTGATGAGGAAAAGTCGAACGCCCTGCTGTACCGCAATACGCCCATTTTCGCCACAGGCCACGGCTGCGCCGCCGACTGGGTGACCGCCTCTACGGAGCGCGCCGCCGCACTGCGCGCTGAGTGCCTGCCCGTCCAGGAACTCCCCAGCATCACCCCCGACATCAAGAGAAAGGTCACCCGCGATGGGGGGGAGCGGGAAGAGACCATCGAAGTGCCCATGCTGGGGCTGGCTGGCCTCAAGCCTGGCTTCGACATCGAAGACAGCCTGCAGCAGATCTGTGACGGCTACGAAGACTGGATCGGGCTGCGCGAAGCCGAGATCCCCTCCCTGCCTGCGATCCACCAGCCCACGGCCCAGGCGCATCTAGAAGCCTGTAAGCGGGCGCTGAAGCGCATGCAGCGGGGCCGGGACTACCTGGTCGGGGACGCCACCGCGATGCAGGCCTTCAAGTGGGCGAACCACGCCATCCTGCTGCAGCAGATTCGCGGCGACCTGAAGCCGCGTCTGGCGACCTACAACGCTGCCGACGACCGCAGCAGCATCAGTGGCGTATACCCTCCGGTCGAGGTAGCCGCAGGGGAGGGCCGCGGCAACTGGCGCGCCTTTCAGATCGCCTTCCTGCTGCTCTCGGTGGAGTCGGCGGCCCAGGGGGAACACGATGACCGCGACGTGGTGGAGCTGATTTGGTTCCCCACCGGCGGCGGCAAGACAGAAGCCTACCTTGGCCTGACCGCCTTCGCGCTGTTCATGCGGCGCCTGCAAGATCCCCAGGACTCGGGCGTGCATGTGCTGATGCGCTACACCCTGCGCCTCCTCACGGCGCAGCAGTTCCAGCGCGCCACGGCGCTGATTTGTGCCATGGAGTACTTGCGCCAGCGACACACCCAGGCGCTTGGGGAAGCACCGTTCAGCGCTGGCATCTGGGTGGGGGGCGGCACGACGCCCAACCGCCGCGAAGACGCGCTGAAGACCCTGGGTAAGATCGTGAAGGGGACGGGCGAGTCCAACCCCTTCCTGCTGACCAAGTGCCCCTGGTGCGGCGCGCAAATGGGACCCTTCGAGCACGCTGCGCCGCTAGAGGCTGAGGAAGATGGGCGCGGCCGCAGAGGCCGACACAGCCGGGGCAGGTCCCGAGGCAAGGAGAGCCGGGCGCAAGTCTCCACCCTGGGATACGAAGACCGTGGCACCACGGTCTCCCTGCACTGCCCCGATGCGCAGTGCGACTTCTCGGAAGATCTGCCGATCTATGTCATCGACGAGGACATCTACGAGCATCGGCCCTCGCTGATCATCGGGACGGTCGACAAGTTCGCGATGCTTGCCTGGCGCCCTGAGGCGCGCTCAATCTTTGGCATCGGCCTTGATGGCCGCCGCGAGGTGTCCCCGCCAGGCCTGATCATTCAGGACGAGCTGCACCTGATCGCTGGTCCGCTGGGGTCCATGACCGGCCTCTTTGAAGGCGTGCTAGAAGACCTCTGCACCGATGATCGCAACGGCCGCGCGATCAAGCCGAAGCTGGTGTGCTCGACGGCCACCATTCGTGCCTACCGGGAGCAGGTGGGGGCTCTCTACGCGCGCCCCCGCACGGAGCTGTTCCCGCCTCCGGGGCTGGACGTCTCCGACTCCTTCTTCGCCCAGTACGCCCGGGAAAAGGACGGAAAGACGCTGCAGCGCGGGCGGCTCTACGTCGGGGTCAATGGCCCTGGCCATGGGTCCATGCAGACCACCCAGGTGCGCACCTTCAGCGCTCTGCTGCAATTCCCCAAGACGCTCAACCTCGGCAATCAGGACCCGTGGTGGACGCTGCTGACGTTCTTCAACTCGCTGCGCGAGCTGGGCACCACTGTCACCCTGTTCCAGAGCGACATTCCCGACTACATGAAGATCATTCAGGAGCGCTACAAGCTGGACAAGGGGACTGTGCGCAGCGCCTGGAACGTCAAGGAGCTCACCGGTCGCCTGGATACCGAGGAGGTGCCACAGGCGATCCGGGACCTGGAGGTCACGACCGACAACCCAGATCGCCAGCAGCCGGTGGATGTCTGCCTGGCATCGAACATCATCGAGGTGGGCGTGGATATCGGGCGTCTGTCGCTGATGGCGATTGTGGGCCAGCCCAAGACCACGTCGCAGTACATCCAGGTGTCGGGCCGGGTGGGGCGCAAGTGGTGGGAGCGCCCTGGCGTGGTGGTCATGCTTTACAACGCCTCCAAGGCGCGCGACCGCAGCCACTTTGAGAAATTCCGCAGCTACCACGAGCAGCTTTACGCCCAGGTAGAGCCTACCAGCGTGACGCCGTTCTCTCCGCGGGCCCTGGACCGGGGCCTGCGCGCGGCGCTGGTGGCCTTCGTGCGCCAGAGGGGCGAGATGAGCGAGAGCGGCCCCGCGAAGTCCCCCAAGACCTACCCCGAGGAGCTCGGCGAGGCTTTTGAGCGGTTGATTCTGGACCGGGTGGACAAAGTGGACGCAGCCGAAAAGGAGCGCGTTGAGGAGATGCTGGGCAAGATCCAGCAGGAGTGGGCTTTCCTGCAGAAGGACAAGTACCAGGTGACTGGCTCAGCGGGCATCGACCACCCTGGCTTGCTCACTCCCGCGGGACAGCACGTCAACCCCGCAGCGCGGCGGATGACTTGGATGACCCCCCAGTCTATGCGCAACGTGGATGCGAACTGCGAGGCGCAAATCACCCGCTTGCCGGACAACGACGGCATGCGGCGTATTCAAGAAGGACAGACCCGTGAGCAATAA
- a CDS encoding DISARM anti-phage system protein DrmE domain-containing protein, whose amino-acid sequence MTGEPLRTTLFQVHQLYTCPDQAQRLRHQIDHPVLRQVHRDIRHLGFLVELEQREDTCGPLLRRLRRFSFLSASTPLPFDHPLLWPHQAAELLAEAISRYPRLYPNLAEVVLRIRASLDTLHAEPTTPLWAWLTTQITRYTHQEFWLRRSSDHTLILADTRVVRAVEALVEAEQLNLRVSTPLAFQGERMVSRQIFLGSSRWFPEWCFTAPRSPQIDLVQYHWVWDDAEYPAAFPFNQRSLPGTSFVTASAPELASSTAPEGMEDPAEEPIALHLPTLDWQRLLARERLEPGDDEEARDAVPARLYALQGFVGVWFACEEEETVLGLHLDPDEPGKHRVERLKVHELQPGDYVLLRTEGAGNLLDTLAGQLLGSEGVRARQTHQEWKKVVRQQVFRCVTYEKAVRRLRDLGAVKASVGNVRHWETDDNLRPQRDEDFRALVAFCGMEARTDEIAQAAERLRFAQHSAGQRISQMIRAAIAGTDLTALEREGLQLFTLPVSEGGGTFTAYSVVGISEQEAWVTPRRLGRPISLEEQEYE is encoded by the coding sequence ATGACGGGCGAACCGCTGCGCACCACCCTCTTCCAGGTCCATCAGTTGTACACCTGCCCCGATCAGGCCCAGCGCCTGCGACACCAGATTGACCACCCGGTGCTGCGGCAGGTGCACCGAGATATCCGGCACCTGGGCTTTCTGGTGGAACTCGAGCAACGGGAGGACACCTGCGGCCCCCTCTTGCGGCGCCTACGGCGCTTTAGCTTTCTCAGCGCGTCGACGCCACTGCCCTTCGACCACCCTCTGCTGTGGCCCCATCAGGCGGCCGAGCTCCTCGCTGAGGCGATCTCACGCTACCCCCGGCTCTACCCCAACTTGGCCGAGGTGGTTCTACGCATTCGGGCCAGTCTGGACACCCTGCACGCCGAACCGACCACCCCTCTGTGGGCCTGGCTCACCACGCAAATCACCCGGTATACCCACCAGGAATTCTGGCTGCGGCGTTCAAGCGACCACACCCTGATCCTGGCGGACACCCGGGTGGTACGCGCGGTCGAAGCGCTGGTGGAAGCAGAGCAGCTGAATCTGCGGGTCAGCACTCCTCTCGCTTTCCAGGGGGAACGGATGGTGTCGAGGCAGATTTTCCTGGGGAGCAGCCGCTGGTTCCCGGAGTGGTGCTTTACCGCGCCGCGCTCGCCCCAGATCGACCTGGTGCAGTACCACTGGGTCTGGGATGACGCTGAGTACCCGGCCGCCTTCCCCTTCAACCAGCGGAGCCTGCCCGGCACCAGCTTCGTGACGGCCTCTGCGCCGGAGCTGGCTTCGAGCACGGCACCTGAGGGCATGGAAGACCCAGCCGAGGAACCCATCGCACTTCACCTCCCCACGCTGGACTGGCAACGGCTCCTGGCCCGCGAACGGCTGGAACCCGGCGACGACGAAGAGGCCCGGGACGCCGTTCCTGCCCGGCTTTACGCCCTGCAGGGCTTTGTGGGCGTGTGGTTCGCGTGCGAGGAGGAAGAGACGGTGTTGGGGCTCCACCTGGATCCCGATGAGCCGGGCAAGCACCGGGTGGAACGGCTGAAGGTTCATGAGCTTCAGCCTGGCGACTATGTTCTGCTGCGCACCGAGGGCGCGGGCAACCTGCTCGATACCCTCGCGGGCCAGTTGCTGGGAAGCGAGGGCGTCCGCGCGCGTCAGACGCACCAGGAATGGAAGAAGGTGGTGCGCCAGCAGGTCTTCCGCTGCGTGACCTATGAAAAGGCCGTGCGGCGGCTGCGCGACCTCGGCGCCGTCAAGGCGAGCGTCGGGAACGTGCGGCACTGGGAGACAGACGACAACCTGCGTCCGCAGCGTGACGAGGACTTCCGCGCTCTGGTCGCGTTCTGCGGCATGGAAGCCCGCACCGACGAGATCGCCCAGGCCGCCGAACGCCTCCGCTTTGCCCAGCACTCGGCCGGGCAGCGCATCAGCCAGATGATCCGCGCCGCTATTGCTGGGACAGACCTGACTGCCCTGGAGCGCGAGGGTCTACAGCTCTTCACCCTCCCGGTCAGCGAAGGCGGCGGGACTTTCACGGCATACAGCGTGGTAGGCATCTCTGAGCAGGAGGCCTGGGTGACTCCCCGCCGGCTGGGTCGGCCCATCTCCCTGGAAGAGCAGGAGTACGAATGA